In Acholeplasma equirhinis, the sequence CATATGTTAACTATGTTGAAGGTTGTACTGCGCCAACATATTCAAAAGAATCACTTCACTGTGCAGTTGTTGAAATTATTGTTAAGAAAGATGCAACTTGCCGTTATACAACAATTCAAAACTGGTCAAGTAACGTTTTAAACTTAGTAACAAAACGTGCACATGTTTATGAAAATGGACATATGGAATGGATTGATGGTAATATCGGTAGCCAAATTACAATGAAGTATCCTTCATGTATCTTAATGGGAGAACACGCAAAAGGTACAACCATTTCGATTGCATTTGCAGGTAAGAATCAATGGCAAGATGCTGGTGCACGTATGATTCACTTAGCACCGAATACAACATCTTCAATTGTATCTAAATCAATTTCACGTGGTGGTGGTAAAGTTAACTACCGTGGTAAAGTAATGTTTAGTAAAAAAGCTAAAGGTTCTAAATCAAATATCGAATGTGACACAATCATCTTAGATGGTATGTCAACATCAGATACAATTCCAGTTAACGTCATTAAAAACAGTGATGTCTTCTTACAACATGAAGCAACCGTTTCTAAGATTTCTGAAGAACAACTCTTCTATCTCATGAGCCGTGGTTTAACCGAAGAAGAAGCAACTGAAATGATTGTTATGGGATTCATTGAACCATTCTCAAAAGAACTTCCGATGGAATATGCAGTTGAATTAAATCAACTCATCAAACTTGAAATGGAAGGCTCAATCGGTTAATAAAAATGGTAAGACAATTGTCTTACCTTTTATTTTTAATTTCAGCTTGTTCAAATCTTGTAAGATCACTTTTAATATCTTTTATGAAAGTGTCGACAAGTATTTGATTTAGTTCGTCAAACTGATGTTTTGTGAGTTGAACTTCATTGATTAACATGAGCACTTTATATGCAATCATATCCCACATATGGATAAATTTATCATTGATAAGAAAGTTACCATCTAAGTCAAAATCAATATCATAATCTTGAATTAAGTTAAAAGGAAAATGAATGAGACCTTGTTTATTAAATGCATGAAAATTGGTTAGAATATTTGATAATCCATCAATGATACCAAGGGTTTCAATGAGCTTTAAAGGTTTTTGGAAACTATCACCAAGTGATAATAATAAAAATCCAAAACTTGATTGATGTGCAGTATATAAGTATAAATCATCAAGTGTTTTTACGCGAGGATTTTTTAAATATAAAGACTTGAATTTTACAAATTCTAATAAAACCTCAGGATAGAATTTATAACCTGGGTTGATTGCTTTTCTAAGATCTTTAAATAAAGGATCTTTTTTTGTATGACCATTCATAAAAGCTTTCAAATCATTTGCATATTGGTTACAAGCTTCTATAGATTTAAACTTTTCAATATTATGTAAATGTTTAGTAATAGTTTCATATAAAAATTTAATTTGTTTATCTTTAATGGGTTTAAAATAAGAAATTTGAAGCATAATTGGAAACCTTTATGATGACCCTTTCTTTTTCTTATTATAACATTATAATATGAAATATTAAGAAGGTAATTAAAATGATTTATTATATTAAAAATGATTCTTTAGGTGGCATTTCTTATCCTGAAGGTAGGGTCCTTGGAAGAAGTGCATATGGTGCGATAAAAAATCTTTGTATGAAACATCTGTTCTCACTAGAAGGCTATTTAAAGGCAGTTAAAGAAACACTCAATCTGGGTTATAAAATACCAATTATTGTCTCTGAAGAAATAGTCTTTTTTCATACGGGAAGTTTGAAAAGTTATGAGTCAATTTTTATTAATTTTTTCGCAATAGAAAGCATTGAATCTAAGGGTGAAAATCTATGGATACACTTTAGCAAAGATGAAACCTTAGAAATTCCAATGAAAATGGAAGAATATAAGCGAATTGAACGCGCTATATTTAATATATTTAAATATAAAGAAAGTTTAGTATGAATACACTTTCATACACTTCACTAATGAAATCTGTTATCGTCTCATGGTATAATATCAACTGGTGAAACGATAAATATTAAAAGGAGAATAATCATGGCTAAAAAAACTGTAAGAGATCTTAATTTGAAAGATAAAAAAGTACTCGTACGTGTTGACTTTAACGTGCCACTTGCTAAAGATGGTTCAATTACTGACGATACACGTATTGTTGCTGCATTACCTACAATTGAGTATGTGATCGCTCAAGGTGGTAAAGCAATTCTTTTCTCACACTTAGGAAGAATTAAGACTGAAGAAGATAAAGCAACTAACTCAATGAAACCAGTTGCTGAAAGATTAAGTCAATTAATCAATAAACCAGTTAAGTTTGTTGGTGTAACACGTGGTAAAGCATTAGAAGATGCAATCGCTGAAATGAAATCAGGTGATGTGTTAATGTTTGAAAATACACGTTTTGAAGACTTAGATGGTAATAAAGAATCTAAGAACAATGATGAACTCGGTAAATACTGGGCTTCATTAGGTGATGTATTTGTTAACGATGCGTTCGGTACAGCACACAGAGCACATGCTTCAAACGTTGGTATTTCTGCAAACATTAAAGAAGCTGTTGCTGGTTTCTTACTTGAAAAAGAAATTAACTTCATTGGTGGAGCATTAGAAAACCCTAAGAGACCTTTTGTCGCAATCTTAGGTGGTGCTAAAGTTTCAGATAAAATTGAAGTGATCCAAAACCTATTAAAGATTGCTGATAAAGTTTTAATCGGTGGTGGTATGGCATTTACATTCTTAAAAGCACAAGGCTTTGAAGTCGGTAAATCATTAGTAGAATTAGATAAAGTTGATTTAGCAAAAGAATTATTAGAACAAGCTAATGGTAAAATTGAATTAGGATTCGATGTAGTAACAGGTAAAGCATTTGATGCAAATACTGAAACAAACGTTCGTGATTTCGATAGTATCCCAGCTGATGAAATGGGCTTAGACATTGGTCCTAAGACAGTTGAAAGATTCAAAGAAATTATTTCAAGTGCTCAAACAGTTGTTTGGAACGGACCTCAAGGTGTGTTCGAAATGGAGAAGTTTGAAAATGGAACTAAACAAGTTGCATTAGCACTTGCTGAAATTTTCCCTAACGCAACAACTATCGTTGGTGGTGGAGATTCAGCAGCAGCAGTTGCAAAATTTGATCTAGAATCTAAATTCTCACACATCTCAACAGGTGGCGGTGCTTCACTTGAATACCTAGAAGGTAAAGTGTTACCAGGTATCGCTGCTGTTCACGAAGCCTAATGATGTTAGACATCGGCAAGAAAATCAGGGCTTTAAGACTAGGAAATAATCTAACCCAAGAAGAACTTGCTAATAGATTAGAATTAACAAAGGGTTATATCTCTCAACTAGAAAACAACTTAACATCCCCTTCAATTCAAACGTTATTTGCAATACTTGAAGTCTTGGGGGTTGAACCTTACGAGTTTTTCTCGAAACCAGAAGATGAAGATGCTAAAATCGTATTTACGAAGGAAGATTATTACGAGAAAGAGTCACCTGAATTAGGTTCAGTCATTTCCTGGATTGTACCAAATGCCTTAAAATATGAAATGGAACCAATCATTATCGAAATCAAACCTGGTGGTCAATCAACAATTGATGATTCGCATCCTGGTGAAGAATTTGGTTACGTATTAGAAGGACAAGTGACCCTTGTCTTAAATAAAAAGCGCTTCATTGTAAAAAAAGGCGAAACCTTTTACTACATGGCAAATAAAGAACATTATATAATAAATACAGGTAATAGTATCGCTAAGGTACTATGGATTTCTACCCCACCTATGTTTTAGAAATAAGGAGAGATACTATGGAAAAAGAAATTATCATTGGTTCAACTGCTGGTTTACACGCTACATTAGCAGCTAAAGTTGTTCAAACAGCTTCAAAATATGCAGTTGACATTAAACTATATTACAAAGACAAGACTGTTGATTTAAAATCTATTTTAGGTCTAATGAGTTTAGCAGTTCCTAAAGGGGAAAACGTTAAAATTGTTGCATCAGGTCCTCATGCTGAAGATGCGATCAAAGATATTGCAGCAATCTTAGGCTAAAAATGAGCAAAAGAATTCCTGTAATTGCTGCCAATTGGAAAATGTATAAGACTAAAGATGAGGCTTTAGCTTTTATATTCGCAGTAAATGAAAAAGTTCCAACAAGAGATAAAGTTGAGTCTGTCGTTTGTGCACCAGCTATTCTTTTAAACCTTCTAGTTAAACGTGAAGGCGATAACTTAAGAATTGGTGCGCAAAATATGCACTATGCTGAAGAAGGTGCATTTACTGGTGAAAACTCACCTGCACAAGTTAAAACTTCAGGTGCTGAGTATATCTTAATTGGTCACTCAGAAAGAAGAAGTTATTTTAACGAAACAGATGAAACTGTTAACTTAAAAATGCATGCTGCATTCAAACATGAATTAACACCAATTCTTTGTGTTGGTGAACAACTTGCTGAACGTGAATCAAATTCAACTAAAGCTGTTTTAGATAGCCAACTTGAAATTGCATTCAAAGGCATTAGCGCAGAACAAGCACTTGCAACTATTATCGCTTACGAACCAGTATGGGCGATTGGTACAGGTAAAACTGCAACACCTACAATGGCAAACGATACAATCAAAGATATCCGTGCTAAAGTTGAAGCTTTATATGGTAAAGCTGTTGCTGATGGTATTCGTATTTTATACGGTGGATCAGTTAAACCAGACAACATTAAAGTTTTACTTGCAGAATCAGATATCGATGGTGCATTAATCGGTGGTGCTGCACTCGATCCAAACAACTTCTTAGTATTTACAGACGCAGCATTAAACAAATAATTATCAAAAGACGCGGAAAATCGCGTCTTTTTTATTCATAAGATACATTTGATAAAGACATTCAAGTCTTTATGTTAGAATAAAGTTATGAAAAAAATATACAGTCTACTTACTTTACTTTCAATTATTTTAATCGTTGGATGTGAATCACCAATCATAAATCCGGATTTAATCCCTGATTTTATTGATGAAGTCTTAGAAAGTGAAATCTATAAAGATACTGAACTTCCAAAACGTTATTTAGACTATGGTCTAAGGTTTTATGTTGGAGAAGAAGAACTTACAGATTATATCTTAAAAGTTCCTTTTATGCTTGAGGATCAATTGATTGAGGTTTACATGGGGGTTCATACTAACTTTTCATCTAAACTCTTTATGAAACAAGTCCTTTTAAAAGCATCTAAACCAGTCAATGATTTATATATTACAACTAAAAATAATCAAGCAGTGACCTCCAAAGATGTATATCTTGATGGTGAACTTAAAGTGGATCACTCTGATAACTTTAATTTACCGCTATCAAAAATGTATATTAAAGGTCGTGGTAATTCATCATGGGATTATCCAAAAAAACCATATAGAATCAAGTTTGAAGAAAAAACTTCGATTTTAGGTATGGCAGCAGCAAGAGATTATGTTCTCTTATCAGAATTTGGTGATAAGTCACTCTTACGTAATTATATGGGACATATGATGAGTAGTTATTTAAATATTGAGCACGCACTTGAAACTAGATTTGTTCATCTTTATTTAAATAATCAATATCTTGGTATGTATCTTTTAACTGAACAAGTTGAATTTGATGATAACAGATTAAATGTCGATACCTCAGAAGGCAAGAATGGCTTTTTACTTGAGATGGATGTTTATGAAAGACTTGATCAAGGTGATGAGGTTAATATCGATTATATTGAATTAAAGAATCGTCCGTTTGCTATTAAAGAACCAAACATGAGAGACTTTGAAGGTTCTGTTGCAACAACAAAAGTTAATTTTATTAAGAGCTATATGACACTAGTTTTTAACAATTTAAAGACATCATCTTATGATTCATTTATCGATAAAGCATCCTTTATGGATTACTTTATCATTCAAGAAATCACTAAAAATGTAGATATTAATTTCTCGTCTGTTTATATGTATAAACGTGAAGGTGAAAAACTTAAAATGGGTCCACTATGGGATTTTGATATTTCAATGGGTAATGGAGATTACTATGAATATCAACCGCAAGGCTACTGGGCAATTCATAACATTATGCTTGCTGACTTACTTCAAAATCCAAGTTTTAAGTTGGATTATAAAGTAAGATTCTTAGAAGTTATTCAAACATATGAACAAATATGGAAAGATGAACTTACTAAAATGTTCTTACTAATTAATCAAGATGCAAATCAAAACTTTGAACGTTGGGATATTTTAGAAACATATTATTGGCCAAATACACCTGGTATGATGGAAGCTAATACCCATCAAAAACAATATGAATATTTAATGAGTTGGCTTAACCAAAGATTTGCGTGGTTAAAAAATAACATTTCAAATTTTTAATATAAGTATCATGATTTAAAAGTCACATAAAAAAAGGTGTAATTGATATATGATGAAAAAAATAAATTTGTTCTTAATGGTTTTCGCATTGATTTTAGGACTTACTGCGTGTTTTAAAACTTATGATGACTTGCTTCATAAAAAGAATGTAAGATGGGAAACTGAAGATCAAAAGATTTCATTTATGTTTCAAGGTAATATCGAAGGTTTCGGTATTGGAAGTGTTGAAATACTTGATAAAGCAGTTGAAGTATATGTTGAATTTTACGCATTTAAATTTGTAGATTTAAGATTTTACTCAAATGAAAATGAATTGTTGATACATTTTAATTTACACACAGTGAGTCAAGGTAAGGCTACAATTCAAGCAATAACCAATAATACAGAAGATGAAACGTTTGATAATTATTCAGCGGTGATGACCAGATCAGATTTAGAAGATAATGAACTTAATATGAAGTACTTCTTTGAACAAGAATTTATGTCAGCTCAAGGCAACTATCAAATTCAACTTTTCAGATATAATTACTTTGATTTTTCAATTAATGGTATCTTGAAATATCAAAACGTTATCGATAATATTAGATTTGAATTTATAGATAATGAGGGATTTGTAGTCATAAATAAATCAAATGATCAAAAACTTATTGAGGGTACTTACGAAACCTATTACAATAAAATTATTTTAAATATTGAAACAGACTATACAAATAAAGACTTTCCAGAAACACTAGAAATATTATTTATTACATAAACGGCAAACTTAAATAATGAATGATTAGAACATAAAAAGTCCCTTTAAAATAGATGGAGGTCTACCTCCAAATATTTGATTGGGTATCATTTACCTCCAAATATTTTATATACCTATAAAAAAAGTACTTCGCGAGAAGTACTTTTAATTTATTGTGATCTTGGTTAAGATTATCTGCTGTAGAACTCAACGATAAGTTGTTCGTTGATATCATGTAAGAATTCATTTCTTTCAGGATATCTTGAGAATGTTCCAACACCATTGTCATCTAATGCAACGAAGTCAACTTTTACATATTGAGCTTCTTTAGCTTCCTTAACGATGACTAAGTTCTTGCTAGCTTCTTTAAGAGCAATCTTTTGTCCTGGAGCTAAGCGATAAGATGGAATATCAACTTTTGATCCATCAACTAAGATGTGACCATGGTTAACAAGTTGTCTTGCTTGTGCACGAGTTCTTGCGAAACCTAAGCGATATACGATGTTATCTAATCTTGATTCAAGAAGCTTTAAGAAGTTTTCACCTGTTTTGCCTGGTAACTTAGACGCTTCGAAGAAAGTTTTCTTAAATTGTTTTTCAGAAACACCATAAGTGAATCTTACTTTTTGTTTTTCTTGAAGTTGAACACCGTAGTCTGATAATTTGCTACGACGTCGTCCGTGTTGTCCTGGCGCAAATGGTCTTTTCTTTAACTCTTTTCCTGATTCAGAAATTGAGTAACCTAAGCGTCTTGATACCTTCCATGTAGAACCGGTATAACGTGACATATTGAATTTACCTCCTTTTTTATTTTTAGGGTAAACACACCGATCTTTTTCAAATATAATCCATTGAAACCCTTTCAACCCCAAGCAGTTGGAGCATACTTAGTTCACCTTCAGTGCAAGGATATTTATTTGATCAATCTCAGCCTGCTTTTGACCGCTTATTCATTTTATATTAAAGGCCTACTAAAGTCAATGAATTTAGTTAATTTTTCAATGAATTTCTCTAAAAATTCCACTAAATCCTTATCAAATCTATCTACGATAGGTGCATCTAAATCTAAAACACCAAAACATGAGTTTTCTTTCATAATTGGCACAACAACTTCACTTTGACTGTTAGGATCACAGTAGATATGATTCTCTATTTTAGAAACATCTGATACAACTTGAGTTTTCATTTCAGCAAATCCAGTACCACAAACACCTTTGCCTGGAGCAATGATGTTACATGCCACTTTTCCTTGAAATGGACCAAGTGTTAATCTTGTTCCATCAAAAAAATAAAACCCGACCCAGTTTAATTTATCGAGTGTTTGATTTAAGAATGCAGCTGCATTTGAAAATAAAGATAAGTTGTTTGGTTCTGATTTAAATTGATTTTCAGCACTTTCCAACAATAATTCATAATTCATAATATCACCATCAATAGTATACCACTAGTGGTATAATAAAAGTTGGTGATTACATGAAAGAAATTATTTTAGTTAGGTTTGGCGACCTAGTCCTAAAGGGAAAAAACAAGCCAACCTTCATCAACCAGGTTAAGAAGTTACTTAGAAGTAAGTTAGATGGATTCAGTGTGAACTTTGAGTATCAACACGATCGCATCTTCATACATATTAATTCGGAAGATAAAGAAGAAATTTTAAAACAATTAAGATTTGTTTCTGGTGTACAAAGTTATTCATTTGTATATCGTGTGGAAAAGGATTTAGAAAAGATTGCAGAAAAAGCAATTGAGATTATCCCTAATGAAATTCCGCTACCAACAACTTTTAAAGTTGAAACTAAACGTGCAGATAAACGTTTCCCAATGACTTCGACTGAAGTGAGTCAAAAAGTTGCGGGTATGGTTTTACCTAAAATTTCAGGTTTAAAAGTTGATGTTAGAAATCCAGAACACATATTAAATATTGAAATTAGAAATGATGGAGCTTTTATTTATATTGGTAAAATTTCAGGTTTAGGTGGTTTCCCAATTGGTATTGGTGGACGTGCCCTTTTAATGTTATCTGGTGGGATTGATTCACCGGTTGCTGCATATTTAATGATGAAACAAGGGGTAGAGATTGAACTCTTCCATTTTGAGTCTACACCATTAACACCACTTGAGTCTGTTCAAAAAGTAATTGATATATCTAAAAAATTAGCACCATACATGACAAGAAATAAGATTAAACTACACTTAGTTCCATTTACTAAGATTCATGAAGAAATCTTAAAATATGTATCAGATCCTTACATCATTACGATCATGAGAAGAATGATGTATCGTCTTGCGGAAAGATATGCCTTAACGCATGATATTCAAGCATTAGTCAATGGTGAATCTGTTGGACAAGTTGCTTCTCAAACATTGGATTCAATCAATGTTGTTGAAAATGTGACAAACATTCCAATTCTTAGACCAGTGGTTACATATGATAAAAATGATATTATTAAACTATCAAAGATGTTAGAAACTTATGATGTTTCAATTCGTCCATTTAATGATTGTTGTTCAATTTATGTTCCAAGAAGACCAGTTACACACCCTAAAGTAGAATATGCATTAGAAGAAGAAACTAAACTAAATGTTGAAAAATTAATGGAAGAAGCGCTTGAAAACATTCAAACATTAATGATTAATAAAAATACAGATTTTGAAATCGCACTATATGGGTTTGAAGTTAAGGACGCGATTGAAGCCTATCGAGGAGATAAAAAATGATTAACTCTAGAGATAACCAAAGATTTAAATCATGGATGAAATTAAAGTTAAAGAAATACCGTGATGAAACAGGGTTATTTTTAGTGTATGGAAAAAAGTTGGTTGATTTAGCTTTGTCTCACGGAATTGTAGATGAAGTGATTACAACCGATGAGTTTATAGAAGGTACTTTAATTGATTTAAAACTTATGAAAGAATTATCTCAAACTGAAACCACACATAATATGATGGCGGTTTGTAAAAAGATTTCAAAAAGGATTGAATCAAAAAATGTGCTTGTTTTAGATGACCTACAAAATCCTGATAATGTTGGTGCCTTATTAAGAAGTGCATTAGCATTTGGATTTAATCATGTTGTTCTTTCTAAGAACAGTGCAGATATCTACAATGATAAGACAATAAGAGCCTCTAGTGGAGCGATTTTCGACCTATTTATTGAGCGTCTAGATCTTGTACCATTCTTAAAAGAAATGAAAGAAAACAGCTATCAATTATTCGGTGCTGATGCGCACGTATCAGACAATCAACCAATAGGTTCTAAACCATTTGTTTTAGTGCTTGGAAATGAAGGTAATGGTTTATCAACAAGTGTCAAAGAAGTACTTGATGGATTTATACGAATTGAAACACAAACTGTGGAAAGTTTAAATGTAGCAGTTGCAGGTAGTATCTTAATGTATGCGTGGGGAGTGAAATAATGAAGGCTCCAGTAACTTCATTTTTTGATTATTTAAAACTTGATATAAAGTCTCAAATTGAAATGGCCAAAACCTTAAGTGTTGATGGTTTTATTGTACGTGGTTCTGAAGGTAGAAACTTAATACAATTCACTGAAGATGAATTAAATCATTTGAAATCAAGTTTTAAGAAGAATGAAATTATAGCTGTTGATCCACTACTTAAGACACCACATTTAAATCAACCACGAGAATTAGAAAAATTTAAAGAAGAATTAGAAAAATCTGCGGATCTTGCAAAATCCATTAATTCAGTTTATTTAATTTATAAACTACCAATTTTTGATGATATTACGAAACAAAAAGAAGATGTTTTAAGAATTGTCACAGAACATATTGCAATCATTAAAAAACGTAAATTAAATATATTAATTAAACAAGCAGATAAACAACCATCAACAACATATAGATACATTTTAGAAATCATTAAAGATAGTAAAGTTCAAATGATTTTTGAACCTGCTTATCTTTATGTACAAGGTGAAGCTATTACAGCTGCATTTAGAATTCTTTACGATTATGTTGGTATGTTTATTGTGGATGATAAAGACCCACTGATGTCATCACGATTAATTGGAACTGGAAAATATATTGATTTATATGACGTATTTAAACGCTTTGTAAAAAAGGAATACGGTGGTTGGGTTGTATTAGATTCTGGTTTAATTGAACAACTCTTTAAAACAACCAAATACAATTGGTTTGAAAAAACTTTATCCAAACAAAAACGACATGAGAATAAAATTCTTTATGATTTTATGCAAAAACATCAAAATGTCGATATGTCATTAATTATAAAATTACAACTTGCTGTGTTATTCTTAGTGTTCCAAAACAAGAAGATTAAAGTCGATTAAGGTGAAACGATGAAAATAAAGGGATTAAATCCAAGTCTTGCTAAAGGCTTGGATATTTTAAGAAATAAATATAATTTAGATCACTTCATTAATGAGATTCATATTCATGAAGGTTCATCTTTAAAAATTGATTTTAAAGATAAAGTTTTAAATGTTGAAATTAAACGTCCAAGTGATTTGTTCTTTTCACTTGGATTCGTTTTAAAAAATAAAGAAAAAGAAGTTTCATTAGAAATTAATAGACGCATTGAAAATCTAACCTACATGGTTGATGTTTCAAGAAATGCTGTCTTAAAAGTTGAGACGTTAAAAAAGCTCATTGAGTATCTTGCCATCTTTGGTTATAACAATCTGCAACTTT encodes:
- the sufB gene encoding Fe-S cluster assembly protein SufB; its protein translation is MDDTKKKIDNIVGEYQYGFVTPSKPIMDTGKGINEEIVAQISGIKNEPKWMTDFRLRAYKQFMTLKNPDWGPDLSFINFDEFTYYIKPSDRAETSWDEVPEEIKNTFERLGIPQAERNYLAGVSTQFESEVVYHATKKELEDLGVIYVDTDTALREYPELVKEYFGKVVPPNDNKYAALNSAVWSGGSFIYVPKGVKVTKPLQSYFRINSDQMGQFERTLIIVDEGAYVNYVEGCTAPTYSKESLHCAVVEIIVKKDATCRYTTIQNWSSNVLNLVTKRAHVYENGHMEWIDGNIGSQITMKYPSCILMGEHAKGTTISIAFAGKNQWQDAGARMIHLAPNTTSSIVSKSISRGGGKVNYRGKVMFSKKAKGSKSNIECDTIILDGMSTSDTIPVNVIKNSDVFLQHEATVSKISEEQLFYLMSRGLTEEEATEMIVMGFIEPFSKELPMEYAVELNQLIKLEMEGSIG
- a CDS encoding competence protein ComK, with translation MIYYIKNDSLGGISYPEGRVLGRSAYGAIKNLCMKHLFSLEGYLKAVKETLNLGYKIPIIVSEEIVFFHTGSLKSYESIFINFFAIESIESKGENLWIHFSKDETLEIPMKMEEYKRIERAIFNIFKYKESLV
- a CDS encoding phosphoglycerate kinase; the encoded protein is MAKKTVRDLNLKDKKVLVRVDFNVPLAKDGSITDDTRIVAALPTIEYVIAQGGKAILFSHLGRIKTEEDKATNSMKPVAERLSQLINKPVKFVGVTRGKALEDAIAEMKSGDVLMFENTRFEDLDGNKESKNNDELGKYWASLGDVFVNDAFGTAHRAHASNVGISANIKEAVAGFLLEKEINFIGGALENPKRPFVAILGGAKVSDKIEVIQNLLKIADKVLIGGGMAFTFLKAQGFEVGKSLVELDKVDLAKELLEQANGKIELGFDVVTGKAFDANTETNVRDFDSIPADEMGLDIGPKTVERFKEIISSAQTVVWNGPQGVFEMEKFENGTKQVALALAEIFPNATTIVGGGDSAAAVAKFDLESKFSHISTGGGASLEYLEGKVLPGIAAVHEA
- a CDS encoding helix-turn-helix domain-containing protein; this encodes MLDIGKKIRALRLGNNLTQEELANRLELTKGYISQLENNLTSPSIQTLFAILEVLGVEPYEFFSKPEDEDAKIVFTKEDYYEKESPELGSVISWIVPNALKYEMEPIIIEIKPGGQSTIDDSHPGEEFGYVLEGQVTLVLNKKRFIVKKGETFYYMANKEHYIINTGNSIAKVLWISTPPMF
- a CDS encoding HPr family phosphocarrier protein; protein product: MEKEIIIGSTAGLHATLAAKVVQTASKYAVDIKLYYKDKTVDLKSILGLMSLAVPKGENVKIVASGPHAEDAIKDIAAILG
- the tpiA gene encoding triose-phosphate isomerase, encoding MSKRIPVIAANWKMYKTKDEALAFIFAVNEKVPTRDKVESVVCAPAILLNLLVKREGDNLRIGAQNMHYAEEGAFTGENSPAQVKTSGAEYILIGHSERRSYFNETDETVNLKMHAAFKHELTPILCVGEQLAERESNSTKAVLDSQLEIAFKGISAEQALATIIAYEPVWAIGTGKTATPTMANDTIKDIRAKVEALYGKAVADGIRILYGGSVKPDNIKVLLAESDIDGALIGGAALDPNNFLVFTDAALNK
- a CDS encoding CotH kinase family protein produces the protein MKKIYSLLTLLSIILIVGCESPIINPDLIPDFIDEVLESEIYKDTELPKRYLDYGLRFYVGEEELTDYILKVPFMLEDQLIEVYMGVHTNFSSKLFMKQVLLKASKPVNDLYITTKNNQAVTSKDVYLDGELKVDHSDNFNLPLSKMYIKGRGNSSWDYPKKPYRIKFEEKTSILGMAAARDYVLLSEFGDKSLLRNYMGHMMSSYLNIEHALETRFVHLYLNNQYLGMYLLTEQVEFDDNRLNVDTSEGKNGFLLEMDVYERLDQGDEVNIDYIELKNRPFAIKEPNMRDFEGSVATTKVNFIKSYMTLVFNNLKTSSYDSFIDKASFMDYFIIQEITKNVDINFSSVYMYKREGEKLKMGPLWDFDISMGNGDYYEYQPQGYWAIHNIMLADLLQNPSFKLDYKVRFLEVIQTYEQIWKDELTKMFLLINQDANQNFERWDILETYYWPNTPGMMEANTHQKQYEYLMSWLNQRFAWLKNNISNF
- the rpsD gene encoding 30S ribosomal protein S4, with amino-acid sequence MSRYTGSTWKVSRRLGYSISESGKELKKRPFAPGQHGRRRSKLSDYGVQLQEKQKVRFTYGVSEKQFKKTFFEASKLPGKTGENFLKLLESRLDNIVYRLGFARTRAQARQLVNHGHILVDGSKVDIPSYRLAPGQKIALKEASKNLVIVKEAKEAQYVKVDFVALDDNGVGTFSRYPERNEFLHDINEQLIVEFYSR
- a CDS encoding GAF domain-containing protein, with the translated sequence MNYELLLESAENQFKSEPNNLSLFSNAAAFLNQTLDKLNWVGFYFFDGTRLTLGPFQGKVACNIIAPGKGVCGTGFAEMKTQVVSDVSKIENHIYCDPNSQSEVVVPIMKENSCFGVLDLDAPIVDRFDKDLVEFLEKFIEKLTKFIDFSRPLI
- the thiI gene encoding tRNA uracil 4-sulfurtransferase ThiI is translated as MKEIILVRFGDLVLKGKNKPTFINQVKKLLRSKLDGFSVNFEYQHDRIFIHINSEDKEEILKQLRFVSGVQSYSFVYRVEKDLEKIAEKAIEIIPNEIPLPTTFKVETKRADKRFPMTSTEVSQKVAGMVLPKISGLKVDVRNPEHILNIEIRNDGAFIYIGKISGLGGFPIGIGGRALLMLSGGIDSPVAAYLMMKQGVEIELFHFESTPLTPLESVQKVIDISKKLAPYMTRNKIKLHLVPFTKIHEEILKYVSDPYIITIMRRMMYRLAERYALTHDIQALVNGESVGQVASQTLDSINVVENVTNIPILRPVVTYDKNDIIKLSKMLETYDVSIRPFNDCCSIYVPRRPVTHPKVEYALEEETKLNVEKLMEEALENIQTLMINKNTDFEIALYGFEVKDAIEAYRGDKK
- a CDS encoding TrmH family RNA methyltransferase — its product is MINSRDNQRFKSWMKLKLKKYRDETGLFLVYGKKLVDLALSHGIVDEVITTDEFIEGTLIDLKLMKELSQTETTHNMMAVCKKISKRIESKNVLVLDDLQNPDNVGALLRSALAFGFNHVVLSKNSADIYNDKTIRASSGAIFDLFIERLDLVPFLKEMKENSYQLFGADAHVSDNQPIGSKPFVLVLGNEGNGLSTSVKEVLDGFIRIETQTVESLNVAVAGSILMYAWGVK
- a CDS encoding TIM barrel protein — protein: MKAPVTSFFDYLKLDIKSQIEMAKTLSVDGFIVRGSEGRNLIQFTEDELNHLKSSFKKNEIIAVDPLLKTPHLNQPRELEKFKEELEKSADLAKSINSVYLIYKLPIFDDITKQKEDVLRIVTEHIAIIKKRKLNILIKQADKQPSTTYRYILEIIKDSKVQMIFEPAYLYVQGEAITAAFRILYDYVGMFIVDDKDPLMSSRLIGTGKYIDLYDVFKRFVKKEYGGWVVLDSGLIEQLFKTTKYNWFEKTLSKQKRHENKILYDFMQKHQNVDMSLIIKLQLAVLFLVFQNKKIKVD